ACAATCGGTTGTCACCCCGAACGTCCATTCTTGTCATCCCGAGCGAATGCGAGGCAAGCAGGCGACAGAACGGGCGTTTTTTCCGTTCGTGTCGTTCGCTTGTCCCGAGGAGCGAAGCGACGAGGGGGCTCGAGGGCCAAGCCGCTTTGTTCCTCGGGATGACAACTATCCTACTGCGCCGTGCTCGCCAGTGCCTCCTGCTCCTCGGCGGAGAAGATGCGGTCCAGGTCAAGGAAGATTATCAGCCTGTCGTCGACCTTCGCCACCCCCTTGATGAAGTCCGAGCTTATCCCGCTTGAGACTATCGGCGGCGTCGGCTCGATCGCCTCGTCAGGCACCCGCAGGATCTCAGACACCGCGTCCACCATGATGCCTATGTTCTGCCCCGCCATGTGAACCACTATTATGCGCATCTCCGCGTCGTCGGAGTTGCTGTGCATCGCGGTCATGAACTTCTTGTTCAGGTCCACTATGGGGACTATAACGCCCCGCAGGTTCACTATCCCCTCCACGAAGTCCATCGACTGGGGGACCGTGGTGATGTGTTGGATCTTGACTATCTCCATCACACTTGAGATGTCTATGCCGAATTCCTCGTTGCCGAGGCCGAATACCACCAGCTGCTGTTCAGCCATGTTGCTTCCTCCTTTCGTTAAGAATTGTCCTCTATCCGACGGCCCCGATCGAAGCCCCGGATTTGCCCTTTCCGCTGTTCAGCGGCACGAGGCCTGACTTGGATGCGGCATCACCTTCGTCGTACTTGAACGTAGCGACAAGCCTGCCAAGATCCGCGGCAAGCCCGGAGAGCTCCTCCGATCCCCGAGCTACTCGCTCCGCCGATGCACCCACTTCCGCCATCTGGCCCCTGACATGGTCCGCGGACGAGGCGGAGTCGTTTACACGCGAGGCTATGGTCTGCACCGCGCTCGCTATCTCCTCGCTGGACGCGGCCTGTTCCTCGGAGACGGCCGCCATGTCCTGCGTCGCCGATGCTATATTGGACAGTGCCTCCATCATCTTGTCTATCGTCTCTCGCGTCTCCTCCGCCAGGCCACTGGACTCCAGGGAGTCCTTCGCATTAACCTCGGCCGACGAGACAACACTGTCCAGATCCTTGGTTATTATGGAGGCAAGGTCCGCAATCTTCTCGGCCGCCTCGTTGCTCTCCTCGGCGAGTTTTCTTACCTCCTCCGCGACCACGGCGAAGCCCCTTCCTGCCTCTCCGGCTCTCGCGGCCTCTATGGCGGCGTTCAGCGCCAGCAGGTTGGTCTGGTCGGCTATGCCTCCGATCTGGTCCACGAAGTTCTGTATCTCGCGTGCCCTGTCTCCAAGGCTCTTGACCTCCCTGGCGGACTCCCCTGCGTCCTCCGCCACCTTCTTGATGCTGGCCACGGCCCTGCCAATGGCCCTGACCCCCTCCTCGCCTGCTGTGCGCGCCTGCTCGACCTCAGCCGCCATATCGGTGCTCTTCTGGGCGGATGACTGAGCGCCGCTCGCCACCTCCTGCACGGATGCTGTTATCTCCTGGCTGGCTG
The sequence above is a segment of the Synergistaceae bacterium genome. Coding sequences within it:
- a CDS encoding chemotaxis protein CheW is translated as MAEQQLVVFGLGNEEFGIDISSVMEIVKIQHITTVPQSMDFVEGIVNLRGVIVPIVDLNKKFMTAMHSNSDDAEMRIIVVHMAGQNIGIMVDAVSEILRVPDEAIEPTPPIVSSGISSDFIKGVAKVDDRLIIFLDLDRIFSAEEQEALASTAQ